From one Mytilus galloprovincialis chromosome 13, xbMytGall1.hap1.1, whole genome shotgun sequence genomic stretch:
- the LOC143057050 gene encoding uncharacterized protein LOC143057050 isoform X1: MAGIFKERHAKLGCMVLRLFPKVMQMILKDYVTPKGLQKRFSKNDFRLVFTENEVVLMEKLPKIDDFTIEISYKILRYEFNMLDEPKCKWGNVPHDTEVEIADDIQRLINATHSIIKINTEEVTAQYSEKILEEIKCMVTRIDSYLEQDDLRNLYTSLCRSETDSSSILQDLTSVKAIQESLPDTESDKRERYSRLSIPIIDIFPKILRDVIRKCEPVAKLLHQKCVPVLTTFYPEQQRIIEELQYSNTYDSLDVTSIYHILRRLKLIPQPTKGWGTLPDKVDINLGDDVERIRRYRNNLAHRSDTKIEKNECNEYFNEFRSIGHRMDLYFSQPTNYELEIVDCRTCGMDTAMQAKYENAMMEIENIKLRFEKRPIKFYWGDDFDTWLTNLRSLLKDEKLEGRQKVRVQIIFQKAADVESNIEVLNSLTEEINEGLSGIEFIVATKGSVVLIVDILLEMLETDNKLLTTLALFLEKILPRLTNVISETIDIVVLPVEESTQWNKPKSIGGQVCLEFDIESQLLETDDKMEAQLIKIGDAILKHSNGSGTNQNITATLLPINLEIEEPSEHSETSKENTSTEESFTQAQAPVKYNLPVSVSLRQQLNIKKSDYERLFIFSCIKTGNTLVFTDFYNRLITCNSDGTDIRDIPLSYTPRYITVIDSNTVAVSCRDINTILIINISTRSVTSTLKTKGSCRGISYNDNNLYVVIRSIIHVINLTGKVIRTIPVPTGGITDITVDRDRLICIDNTSIYCCSLDGKLMWEFKNDKFQDLRRVTTDNEGNVYVISYKTNTVVVVSDDGKHYRGLLTESDGLNSPNGIYFDKKENILLVCNYTDDKVFLFDVKHKLT; encoded by the exons ATGGCAGGTATATTTAAAGAACGACATGCAAAGTTAGGATGCATGGTACTGAGATTGTTTCCAAAAGTTATGCAAATGATTTTAAAAGATTACGTAACACCAAAGGGATTACAAAAGCGATTTTCGAAGAACGATTTCCGCTTGGTTTTTACCGAAAATGAAGTGGTTTTAATGGAAAAGCTTCCAAAAATAGATGATTTCACGATTGAAATTAGCTACAAAATACTAAGATATGAATTCAATATGTTAGACGAACCGAAGTGCAAATGGGGAAATGTCCCCCATGATACAGAAGTAGAAATCGCTGATGATATACAAAGGCTTATCAATGCAACACATTCAATAATTAAGATTAACACTGAAGAGGTAACTGCGCAATATTCCGAAAAGATATTGGAAGAAATTAAATGTATGGTCACAAGAATTGATTCTTATTTGGAACAAGACGATTTGCGGAATTTGTATACCAGCTTGTGTAGATCTGAAACAGATTCCAGTTCCATCCTTCAGGATCTCACAAGTGTAAAAGCAATTCAGG AATCTCTACCGGATACTGAGAGTGATAAGAGAGAAAGGTATTCTAGGCTATCGATCCCTATCATCGACATTTTCCCCAAAATTCTACGAGATGTTATACGAAAATGTGAGCCTGTCGCAAAACTTCTGCATCAAAAGTGTGTCCCTGTTCTAACAACATTCTATCCCGAACAACAAAGAATCATTGAAGAGCTACAGTATTCAAATACATACGATTCGTTAGATGTTACATCAATTTATCATATATTAAGACGGTTGAAATTAATACCACAACCCACAAAAGGCTGGGGCACGCTTCCAGACAAAGTCGATATAAATTTAGGAGATGATGTTGAACGTATTCGACGCTACAGAAATAATCTTGCTCATCGAAGCGAcaccaaaattgaaaaaaatgagtgTAACGAATATTTCAACGAGTTTCGAAGCATTGGTCATAGAATGGATCTATATTTCTCTCAACCGACAAATTATGAACTGGAGATAGTTGATTGCAGAACATGTGGGATGGATACAGCAATGCaggcaaaatatgaaaatgcaatGATGGAgattgaaaatattaaat TGAGATTTGAGAAGAGGCCAATAAAGTTTTATTGGGGAGACGATTTTGACACATGGTTGACGAATCTTCGTTCTTTGCTCAAAGACGAAAAATTAGAAG GGAGACAGAAAGTCCGTGTACAGATCATCTTTCAGAAGGCGGCTGATGTCGAGAGTAATATTGAAGTTCTCAATTCACTTACAGAAGAAATTAACGAGGGCTTAAGCGGAATTGAGTTCATTGTTGCCACTAAAGGGAGTGTTGTTCTGATTGTAGATATACTGCTGGAAATGTTAGAAACAGATAACAAATTACTAACAACCCTGGCTTTATTTCTAGAAAAGATTTTGCCACGCCTTACAAACGTCATTTCTGAGACCATCGATATAGTTGTGTTACCTGTAGAAG AGAGCACACAATGGAATAAACCAAAATCCATAGGGGGACAGGTATGTCTAGAATTTGACATAGAATCCCAGTTGCTTGAAACTGATGATAAAATGGAAGCGCAGTTAATAAAAATAGGTGACGCCATCCTAAAGCATTCAAACGGAAGCGGAACAAATCAGAATATTACTGCAACACTCCTGCCTATTAATCTTG AAATAGAAGAACCATCAGAACACTCTGAAACATCTAAGG aaAACACAAGCACAGAAGAATCATTCACCCAGGCTCAAGCACCTGTCAAATACAACCTTCCTGTTTCTGTCAGTTTACGTCAacagttaaatataaaaaagtcaGATTATGAACGTCTGTTCATTTTTAGCTGTATCAAAACAGGCAATACATTAGTGTTTACCGATTTTTATAACCGACTTATTACTTGTAATTCAGACGGTACTGATATCCGTGACATACCTCTGTCCTATACACCACGTTATATAACAGTGATAGATAGTAACACTGTAGCAGTATCCTGTAGAGATATCAATACCATATTGATAATAAATATATCTACACGTTCTGTCACCAGTACACTCAAAACCAAAGGTAGCTGCCGAGGAATATCATATAATGATAATAACCTGTACGTTGTTATTAGGAGTATAATACATGTGATAAACCTGACAGGTAAAGTAATACGTACTATACCGGTACCTACAGGCGGTATCACCGACATTACAGTAGACAGAGACAGGTTGATCTGTATAGACAATACATCAATATACTGCTGCTCGTTAGATGGTAAACTAATGTGGGagtttaaaaatgataaatttcaagatttacgTCGTGTGACAACAGATAATGAGGGGAATGTCTATGTGATTAGTTATAAGACCAACACTGTAGTAGTTGTATCCGATGATGGTAAACATTATAGAGGACTTCTTACTGAATCAGATGGGTTGAATAGTCCCAACggaatttattttgacaaaaaagaaaatattcttcTTGTTTGTAATTATACAGACGACAAAGTGTTTCTTTTTGACGTGAAACATAAATTAACATAA
- the LOC143057050 gene encoding uncharacterized protein LOC143057050 isoform X2 yields MAGIFKERHAKLGCMVLRLFPKVMQMILKDYVTPKGLQKRFSKNDFRLVFTENEVVLMEKLPKIDDFTIEISYKILRYEFNMLDEPKCKWGNVPHDTEVEIADDIQRLINATHSIIKINTEEVTAQYSEKILEEIKCMVTRIDSYLEQDDLRNLYTSLCRSETDSSSILQDLTSVKAIQESLPDTESDKRERYSRLSIPIIDIFPKILRDVIRKCEPVAKLLHQKCVPVLTTFYPEQQRIIEELQYSNTYDSLDVTSIYHILRRLKLIPQPTKGWGTLPDKVDINLGDDVERIRRYRNNLAHRSDTKIEKNECNEYFNEFRSIGHRMDLYFSQPTNYELEIVDCRTCGMDTAMQAKYENAMMEIENIKLRFEKRPIKFYWGDDFDTWLTNLRSLLKDEKLEGRQKVRVQIIFQKAADVESNIEVLNSLTEEINEGLSGIEFIVATKGSVVLIVDILLEMLETDNKLLTTLALFLEKILPRLTNVISETIDIVVLPVEESTQWNKPKSIGGQVCLEFDIESQLLETDDKMEAQLIKIGDAILKHSNGSGTNQNITATLLPINLENTSTEESFTQAQAPVKYNLPVSVSLRQQLNIKKSDYERLFIFSCIKTGNTLVFTDFYNRLITCNSDGTDIRDIPLSYTPRYITVIDSNTVAVSCRDINTILIINISTRSVTSTLKTKGSCRGISYNDNNLYVVIRSIIHVINLTGKVIRTIPVPTGGITDITVDRDRLICIDNTSIYCCSLDGKLMWEFKNDKFQDLRRVTTDNEGNVYVISYKTNTVVVVSDDGKHYRGLLTESDGLNSPNGIYFDKKENILLVCNYTDDKVFLFDVKHKLT; encoded by the exons ATGGCAGGTATATTTAAAGAACGACATGCAAAGTTAGGATGCATGGTACTGAGATTGTTTCCAAAAGTTATGCAAATGATTTTAAAAGATTACGTAACACCAAAGGGATTACAAAAGCGATTTTCGAAGAACGATTTCCGCTTGGTTTTTACCGAAAATGAAGTGGTTTTAATGGAAAAGCTTCCAAAAATAGATGATTTCACGATTGAAATTAGCTACAAAATACTAAGATATGAATTCAATATGTTAGACGAACCGAAGTGCAAATGGGGAAATGTCCCCCATGATACAGAAGTAGAAATCGCTGATGATATACAAAGGCTTATCAATGCAACACATTCAATAATTAAGATTAACACTGAAGAGGTAACTGCGCAATATTCCGAAAAGATATTGGAAGAAATTAAATGTATGGTCACAAGAATTGATTCTTATTTGGAACAAGACGATTTGCGGAATTTGTATACCAGCTTGTGTAGATCTGAAACAGATTCCAGTTCCATCCTTCAGGATCTCACAAGTGTAAAAGCAATTCAGG AATCTCTACCGGATACTGAGAGTGATAAGAGAGAAAGGTATTCTAGGCTATCGATCCCTATCATCGACATTTTCCCCAAAATTCTACGAGATGTTATACGAAAATGTGAGCCTGTCGCAAAACTTCTGCATCAAAAGTGTGTCCCTGTTCTAACAACATTCTATCCCGAACAACAAAGAATCATTGAAGAGCTACAGTATTCAAATACATACGATTCGTTAGATGTTACATCAATTTATCATATATTAAGACGGTTGAAATTAATACCACAACCCACAAAAGGCTGGGGCACGCTTCCAGACAAAGTCGATATAAATTTAGGAGATGATGTTGAACGTATTCGACGCTACAGAAATAATCTTGCTCATCGAAGCGAcaccaaaattgaaaaaaatgagtgTAACGAATATTTCAACGAGTTTCGAAGCATTGGTCATAGAATGGATCTATATTTCTCTCAACCGACAAATTATGAACTGGAGATAGTTGATTGCAGAACATGTGGGATGGATACAGCAATGCaggcaaaatatgaaaatgcaatGATGGAgattgaaaatattaaat TGAGATTTGAGAAGAGGCCAATAAAGTTTTATTGGGGAGACGATTTTGACACATGGTTGACGAATCTTCGTTCTTTGCTCAAAGACGAAAAATTAGAAG GGAGACAGAAAGTCCGTGTACAGATCATCTTTCAGAAGGCGGCTGATGTCGAGAGTAATATTGAAGTTCTCAATTCACTTACAGAAGAAATTAACGAGGGCTTAAGCGGAATTGAGTTCATTGTTGCCACTAAAGGGAGTGTTGTTCTGATTGTAGATATACTGCTGGAAATGTTAGAAACAGATAACAAATTACTAACAACCCTGGCTTTATTTCTAGAAAAGATTTTGCCACGCCTTACAAACGTCATTTCTGAGACCATCGATATAGTTGTGTTACCTGTAGAAG AGAGCACACAATGGAATAAACCAAAATCCATAGGGGGACAGGTATGTCTAGAATTTGACATAGAATCCCAGTTGCTTGAAACTGATGATAAAATGGAAGCGCAGTTAATAAAAATAGGTGACGCCATCCTAAAGCATTCAAACGGAAGCGGAACAAATCAGAATATTACTGCAACACTCCTGCCTATTAATCTTG aaAACACAAGCACAGAAGAATCATTCACCCAGGCTCAAGCACCTGTCAAATACAACCTTCCTGTTTCTGTCAGTTTACGTCAacagttaaatataaaaaagtcaGATTATGAACGTCTGTTCATTTTTAGCTGTATCAAAACAGGCAATACATTAGTGTTTACCGATTTTTATAACCGACTTATTACTTGTAATTCAGACGGTACTGATATCCGTGACATACCTCTGTCCTATACACCACGTTATATAACAGTGATAGATAGTAACACTGTAGCAGTATCCTGTAGAGATATCAATACCATATTGATAATAAATATATCTACACGTTCTGTCACCAGTACACTCAAAACCAAAGGTAGCTGCCGAGGAATATCATATAATGATAATAACCTGTACGTTGTTATTAGGAGTATAATACATGTGATAAACCTGACAGGTAAAGTAATACGTACTATACCGGTACCTACAGGCGGTATCACCGACATTACAGTAGACAGAGACAGGTTGATCTGTATAGACAATACATCAATATACTGCTGCTCGTTAGATGGTAAACTAATGTGGGagtttaaaaatgataaatttcaagatttacgTCGTGTGACAACAGATAATGAGGGGAATGTCTATGTGATTAGTTATAAGACCAACACTGTAGTAGTTGTATCCGATGATGGTAAACATTATAGAGGACTTCTTACTGAATCAGATGGGTTGAATAGTCCCAACggaatttattttgacaaaaaagaaaatattcttcTTGTTTGTAATTATACAGACGACAAAGTGTTTCTTTTTGACGTGAAACATAAATTAACATAA